A window of the Bacteroides thetaiotaomicron VPI-5482 genome harbors these coding sequences:
- a CDS encoding amidophosphoribosyltransferase has protein sequence MGGFFGTVSKSSCVTDLFYGTDYNSHLGTKRGGLATYSQEKGFIRSIHNLESTYFRSKFEGELDKFKGNAGIGIISDTDAQPIIINSHLGRFAIVTVAKISNIQELEEDLLNQNMHFAELSSSNTNQTELIALLIIQGRTFTEGIENVFKHIKGSCSLLILTEDGSIIAARDQWGRTPVVIGKKDGAYAATSESSSFPNLDYEIEKYLGPGEIVRMYPDHIEQLRQPNEGMQICSFLWVYYGFPTSCYEGKNVEEVRFTSGMKMGQKDESEVDCACGIPDSGVGMALGYAEGKGVPYHRAISKYTPTWPRSFTPSNQEMRSLVAKMKLIPNRAMLQGKRLLFCDDSIVRGTQLRDNVKILYDYGAKEVHMRIACPPLIYACPFVGFSASKNALELITRRIIKELEGDENKNLEKYATTGSPEYEKMVSIIAERFGLTSLKFNTLETLIEAIGLPKCKVCTHCFDGSSHF, from the coding sequence ATGGGAGGTTTTTTCGGAACAGTCTCGAAATCGAGTTGCGTGACTGATTTATTCTATGGTACAGATTATAACTCACATCTGGGTACAAAGCGGGGCGGACTCGCGACTTATAGTCAGGAGAAAGGATTTATTCGCTCCATTCACAATCTGGAAAGTACATATTTCCGATCCAAGTTTGAAGGAGAGCTTGATAAATTTAAAGGCAATGCCGGCATAGGCATTATCAGCGACACAGATGCACAACCCATTATCATCAATTCCCACCTCGGCCGCTTCGCCATCGTCACAGTCGCTAAAATATCGAATATCCAGGAACTGGAAGAAGACCTTCTCAACCAAAATATGCACTTCGCCGAACTTAGTTCGAGCAACACCAATCAAACGGAACTCATCGCACTGCTTATCATACAAGGAAGAACCTTCACCGAAGGTATCGAGAACGTATTCAAACATATCAAGGGTTCTTGTTCTCTGCTGATTCTGACAGAGGATGGCAGTATTATCGCGGCTCGTGACCAATGGGGACGTACTCCGGTGGTGATCGGCAAGAAAGATGGTGCGTATGCCGCTACCAGCGAGTCATCCAGTTTCCCGAATCTGGATTATGAAATCGAAAAGTATCTGGGACCGGGGGAAATAGTACGCATGTATCCCGATCATATCGAGCAGCTTCGCCAACCGAATGAAGGAATGCAGATTTGTTCTTTCCTTTGGGTGTATTATGGTTTCCCGACCTCTTGTTATGAGGGCAAAAATGTAGAGGAAGTCCGTTTCACCAGTGGAATGAAGATGGGACAGAAGGACGAATCGGAAGTGGATTGTGCCTGTGGTATCCCTGATTCGGGAGTAGGTATGGCGTTGGGTTATGCGGAAGGTAAAGGAGTTCCTTATCATCGTGCCATTTCAAAATATACACCGACATGGCCTCGTAGCTTCACACCCAGCAATCAGGAAATGCGTTCGCTGGTTGCAAAGATGAAGCTAATTCCGAATCGTGCCATGCTTCAGGGAAAGCGTCTGCTGTTTTGTGATGATTCGATTGTGCGTGGAACACAGTTGCGTGATAATGTGAAGATTCTATATGATTATGGAGCGAAAGAGGTACATATGCGTATCGCTTGCCCTCCGTTGATCTATGCCTGTCCGTTTGTGGGTTTCTCGGCTTCTAAGAATGCTTTGGAGTTGATTACCCGTCGTATTATTAAAGAACTGGAAGGCGATGAGAATAAGAATCTGGAGAAATACGCCACTACGGGGTCTCCCGAATACGAGAAAATGGTTAGTATCATAGCCGAGCGTTTCGGACTGACTTCATTGAAATTCAACACGCTTGAGACTTTGATTGAAGCTATCGGGCTGCCGAAATGTAAAGTGTGTACGCATTGTTTTGATGGTAGCAGTCACTTTTAA
- the pepT gene encoding peptidase T has translation MTLVDRFLKYVSFDTQSDESTGLTPSTPKQMVFAEYLKTELESLGLEDITLDEHGYLFATLPANIDKKVPTIGFIAHMDTSPDMTGKDVTPRIVKGYDGTDIVLCAEENIILSPAQFPELLDHKGEDLIVTNGKTLLGADDKAGIAEIVSAIVYLKEHPEIKHGKIRIGFNPDEEIGEGAHKFDVGKFGCEWAYTMDGGEVGELEFENFNAAAAKITFKGRNVHPGYAKNKMINSIRVANQFIAMLPSTETPEQTEGYEGFYHLISIQGDVEQSTVSYIIRDHDRAKFEKRKEEIKRLVAQVNTEYGEGTATLELRDQYYNMREKIEPVMHIIDTAFAAMEAVGVKPNVKPIRGGTDGAQLSFKGLPCPNIFAGGLNFHGRYEFVPIQNMEKAMNVIVKIAELVASK, from the coding sequence ATGACTTTAGTAGACAGATTTTTGAAGTATGTGAGCTTTGATACACAGTCGGATGAATCAACAGGGCTTACTCCCAGTACTCCGAAACAGATGGTATTCGCTGAATATCTGAAGACTGAACTGGAATCTTTGGGGTTGGAAGATATTACTTTGGATGAACATGGCTATCTTTTTGCCACGCTTCCTGCTAATATAGATAAAAAAGTACCCACTATCGGGTTTATCGCTCATATGGATACAAGTCCCGATATGACAGGAAAAGATGTAACTCCACGTATTGTAAAAGGCTACGATGGGACGGATATAGTGCTTTGTGCCGAAGAAAATATCATTCTTTCTCCTGCACAATTTCCGGAACTGCTCGATCATAAAGGAGAGGATTTGATTGTAACAAACGGCAAGACGCTGCTTGGTGCGGATGATAAAGCGGGAATTGCCGAGATCGTATCAGCAATCGTTTATCTGAAAGAACATCCCGAAATCAAACATGGAAAGATTCGTATCGGTTTCAATCCGGATGAGGAAATCGGTGAAGGTGCGCATAAGTTCGATGTCGGGAAGTTTGGCTGCGAATGGGCGTATACGATGGATGGTGGTGAAGTAGGGGAACTGGAGTTTGAAAATTTCAATGCTGCCGCTGCAAAGATTACTTTTAAAGGACGTAATGTACACCCCGGATATGCAAAGAATAAGATGATAAATTCGATTCGTGTCGCTAATCAGTTTATCGCAATGTTGCCATCGACGGAAACACCGGAGCAGACTGAAGGGTATGAAGGATTCTATCATCTGATCAGTATTCAGGGAGATGTAGAGCAAAGTACAGTGTCTTATATCATTCGCGACCATGACCGTGCCAAGTTTGAGAAACGCAAGGAAGAAATAAAACGTCTGGTTGCGCAGGTCAACACCGAATATGGAGAAGGTACGGCTACACTTGAATTACGTGACCAATACTATAATATGCGTGAGAAAATAGAACCGGTGATGCACATCATCGACACTGCTTTCGCAGCCATGGAGGCGGTAGGAGTGAAGCCGAATGTGAAGCCGATTCGTGGCGGTACGGATGGAGCGCAGCTTTCATTCAAAGGTTTACCCTGCCCGAATATTTTTGCCGGCGGTCTTAATTTCCACGGACGTTATGAGTTTGTTCCTATTCAGAATATGGAGAAGGCAATGAACGTCATTGTGAAGATTGCCGAACTGGTAGCTTCCAAGTGA
- the gcvT gene encoding glycine cleavage system aminomethyltransferase GcvT, with protein sequence MKTTPFTEKHIALGAKMHEFAGYNMPIEYSGIIDEHLTVCNAVGVFDVSHMGEFWVKGPQALAFLQKVTSNNVAALVPGKIQYTCFPNEEGGIVDDLLVYCYEPEKYLLVVNAANIEKDWNWCVSHNTEGAELENSSDNMAQLAVQGPKAILALQKLTDIDLSAIPYYTFTVGRFAGKENVIISNTGYTGAGGFELYFYPDAAEAIWKAVFEAGEEFGIKPVGLGARDTLRLEMGFCLYGNDLDDKTSPIEAGLGWITKFVEGKEFINRPMLEKQKSEGTTRKLVGFEMIDRGIPRHGYELVNEEGEGIGVVTSGTMSPTRKIGIGMGYVKPEYAKVGTEICIDMRGRKLKAIVVKPPFRK encoded by the coding sequence ATGAAAACCACTCCGTTTACAGAGAAACACATTGCATTAGGTGCTAAAATGCACGAATTTGCAGGCTATAATATGCCTATCGAGTACTCTGGAATTATTGATGAACATCTGACTGTTTGTAATGCAGTCGGGGTATTTGATGTATCCCATATGGGAGAATTCTGGGTGAAAGGGCCGCAAGCGTTAGCCTTTCTTCAGAAGGTGACTTCCAATAATGTGGCGGCACTTGTTCCCGGTAAGATACAATATACCTGCTTCCCTAATGAAGAAGGGGGAATTGTAGATGACTTGCTGGTATATTGCTACGAGCCGGAAAAATATCTGCTGGTAGTGAATGCGGCCAATATAGAAAAGGACTGGAACTGGTGTGTTTCTCATAATACGGAGGGGGCGGAGCTGGAGAATTCTTCCGATAATATGGCGCAGCTTGCTGTTCAAGGGCCGAAGGCTATTCTTGCTTTACAGAAGTTGACGGATATCGATCTGTCGGCTATTCCTTATTATACATTTACCGTTGGCCGGTTTGCGGGGAAAGAGAATGTGATTATCTCCAATACCGGATATACCGGTGCCGGAGGTTTTGAACTTTATTTCTATCCGGATGCTGCCGAGGCGATATGGAAAGCTGTGTTTGAGGCGGGGGAAGAATTCGGTATCAAGCCGGTGGGACTGGGTGCCCGTGATACGCTTCGTTTGGAAATGGGCTTCTGTCTGTATGGTAATGATCTGGATGATAAAACTTCACCGATTGAAGCTGGATTGGGATGGATCACTAAGTTTGTGGAGGGTAAGGAGTTCATTAACCGTCCGATGCTGGAAAAGCAGAAGTCAGAAGGAACTACCCGCAAACTAGTTGGGTTTGAAATGATTGACCGAGGCATTCCTCGTCATGGCTATGAACTCGTGAATGAGGAAGGGGAAGGTATAGGCGTGGTGACTTCCGGAACAATGTCTCCCACTCGCAAGATTGGTATTGGTATGGGATATGTGAAACCGGAATATGCCAAAGTTGGCACGGAAATTTGTATTGATATGCGTGGACGTAAATTGAAGGCAATAGTGGTGAAGCCACCTTTTAGAAAATAA